Below is a window of Undibacterium sp. YM2 DNA.
GGCGACAACCCCGGCGTGCCAGATGCCAAGGCTGCCCTCGATGGTGCACGCCAGATCCTGATGGAACGCTTTGCCGAAGATGCGACCCTGTTGCAAGCCCTGCGTGAATACCTGAATGACCACGGCATTGTGGAATCCAAGGTCGTTGCTGGCAAAGAAGAAGCCGGTGAAAAATTCGCCGATTACTTCGATTATTCAGAAACCCTGGGCACTATCCCTTCTCACCGCGCCCTGGCCCTGTTCCGTGGCCGCCGCGAAGAAATGCTGACTGTGACTCTGCGTCTCGACAGCGAAGAAGAAAAACCAAAATGGGATGCGCCGCTGAACCCTTGCGAAAGCCGCATCGCTGCCCGCTTTGGCGTCAGCCAGAAAGACCGCCCTGCCGACAAATGGCTGGTCGATACTGTACGCTGGGCCTGGCGCGTCAAGGTCTTCATGCATCTCGATACTGAGCTGATGGGCAAGCTGCGCGAAACCGCAGAAATTGAAGCCATCAATGTATTTGCACGCAACCTCAAAGCCCTGCTGCTGGCAGCACCTGCTGGCCCACGCGCCACCATGGGTCTTGATCCTGGTCTGCGTACCGGCGTTAAGGTGGCGATCGTGGATGCCACTGGCAAGGTCGTTGAGCATGCGACCATTTACCCGCATCAGCCGCGCAATGACTGGGATGGTTCGCTGCAGGTATTGTCGCAACTGGCGGCCAAGCATAATGTATCGCTGATCTCCATCGGCAATGGCACGGCTTCGCGTGAAACCGACAAGCTGGCCGGCGATTTGATCAAGCTAAAGCCTGAACTCAAGCTAACCAAGATCGTGGTCTCTGAAGCTGGCGCATCTGTGTATTCTGCCTCTGAATTTGCATCCAAAGAATTGCCTGACCTGGACGTCTCCATCCGTGGTGCGGTATCAATTGCACGTCGCCTGCAAGACCCGCTGGCTGAGCTGGTGAAGATTGATCCTAAATCCATCGGCGTAGGCCAGTACCAGCATGATGTCAGTCAATCACAACTGGCGCGCTCGCTTGATGCCGTCGTTGAAGATTGCGTGAATGCGGTTGGTGTCGATGTGAATACGGCTTCTGCCCCTTTGCTGGCCCGCGTGTCTGGGCTGTCATCCAGCGTGGCGCAAAGCATCGTCAATTTCCGCGATGCCAAGGGCATGTTCAACTCGCGTTCTGACCTGCGTGCAGTACCGCGCCTGGGCGACAAGACTTTTGAGCAGGCTGCCGGTTTCTTGCGCATCATGAATGGCAGCAACCCGCTGGATGCTTCTGCAGTCCACCCTGAATCTTATCCGCTGGTAGAAAAAATCCTGGCTGATATCAAGAAGGATGTGAAGGGTGTCATCGGTGATGCTGGCTTGCTGAAGTCTTTGAATCCAGCCAAATACGCCGATGAAAAATTTGGTGTACCTACGATTACTGACATCATCCGCGAGCTGGAAAAACCAGGCCGTGACCCGCGTCCAGAATTCACTACCGCCACCTTCAAGGACGGCGTAGAAGAAATCAAGGATTTGCGCCCTGATATGATTTTGGAAGGCGTGGTCACCAACGTTGCCGCCTTTGGCGCTTTCGTTGATATTGGTGTGCATCAGGATGGTCTGGTACATATCTCTGCCTTGTCCAACACCTTCGTCAAGGACCCGCATACAGTCGTCAAGGCTGGCCAGGTCGTCAAGGTGAAAGTGCTAGAAGTCGATGTCAAACGCCAGCGTATCGCCCTGACCATGCGCCTGAGCGATGCAGCGCCTGTCGCTGGCAGCAAGCCTGAACAGCGTGGTGACCGCAATGATGCCAAGCGTCTCAATCAACACCGTTCACAAGCCCAGGCACCAGCACCTGCTGGCAACGCGATGGCAGCGGCGTTTGCGAAATTGCGTGGGTAAGTAATAAGCAAGCACTAAACTAGTTGATCAGACTGTCCCAAATTGTGACAGTCTGATCTGTGTTGCGAAATAATGTGACACCTTGATTTGTCATTCCTCTCTCCTCCGCAAATCCGTCATTAGCATCGGCAGTCATTCTCCCTCTGCACCTTCTCCCTCGCTAATCTGTACCTGCTGTATTTTTCCGCAAGGAAAATATTTTAGCCATGGCATGCCGTTTGCGTTGTTATCCCCGTGTCGCAGCTTATGCACACCATCTAATAAACAACGGAGACCACCATCATGAACATGGCAGACATCAGCAAACTCGGTATCAGCAATCCTTTCGCCAAACGCTACGATAATTTCATAGGCGGCAAATTTGTGGGCCCGGTCAAGGGTGAATATTTCGAGAATATCAGCCCCGTCATCGGCCAGGCTTTTTGCGAAGTCGCGCGTTCAACCGCAGAAGACGTGGAGCTGGCACTCGATGCTGCCCATGCCGCCAAGAAAGCCTGGGGCAAGACCTCGCTTGCTGAGCGCTCGAACATCCTGAATAGAATTGCAGACCGCATGGAAGCCAACCTCAGCCTGCTGGCAACGGCAGAGACCATAGACAATGGCAAACCCATACGCGAAACCATGGCGGCGGATATTCCTCTGGCGATTGATCACTTCCGCTATTTCGCTGGCTGCATACGGGCGCAGGAAGGTACTGTCGCGCAAATCGATGACCAAACTTATGCCTATCACTTCCATGAACCGCTGGGTGTCGTCGGCCAGATCATTCCATGGAATTTCCCTATCCTGATGGCGGTGTGGAAGATGGCACCGGCACTGGCCGCAGGCAATTGCATCGTCCTCAAACCGGCAGAGCAAACACCAGCATCCATCATGGTGTTGATTGATTTGATCAAGGATTTATTGCCGCCTGGCGTCTTGAATATCGTGAATGGCTTTGGCCTGGAAGCTGGCAAGCCACTGGCTACCAGCAAGCGCATTGCCAAGATTGCCTTCACTGGTGAAACCGGCACTGGTCGCCTGATCATGCAGTATGCATCGCAAAACATCATCCCTGTCACGCTGGAACTTGGTGGAAAATCACCGAATATTTTCTTCGCCGACGTCCTGGATCAGGACGATGCCTTTTTCGACAAATGCCTGGAAGGTTTTGCCATGTTCGCGCTGAACCAGGGCGAAGTTTGCACCTGTCCATCACGCGTGCTGATACAGGAATCTATCTATGACCAGTTCATGGCCAGGGCCATCAAGCGCGTGGCGGCCATCAAGCAGGGTAATCCTCTCGACAGCACCACCATGATAGGTGCGCAGGCTTCACAGGAACAACTGGAAAAGATTTTGTCCTATCTGGACATAGGCAAACAGGAAGGCGCACAACTCTTGCTGGGTGGCGAAAGGAATATGCTGGATGGTGACCTGGCCAAGGGTTATTACGTGAAGCCGACTATCTTCCAGGGTCACAACAAGATGCGCATCTTCCAGGAAGAAATCTTTGGCCCTGTCGTATCGGTCACTACCTTCAAGGATGAAGAAGAGGCGATATCAATTGCCAACGACACCTTGTACGGTCTGGGTTCTGGCCTGTGGACACGCGACGGCTCCCGCGCCTTCCGCGTGGGCCGCGCCATCGAAGCTGGCCGCGTGTGGACCAATTGCTACCACCTGTATCCAGCGCATGCAGCATTTGGCGGCTATAAACAATCCGGCATAGGACGCGAGAATCACAAGATGATGCTGGATCATTATCAACAGACTAAAAACCTGCTGGTGAGCTATAACCCTAATGCGATGGGGTTCTTTTAGTAGTCATTAAGTTCAAGACCTCTCAATACAGAGATGCAGAGAGGGGAATGTGGCCTGCATTTCATGAAACTAGGTCAACGTGAACCTGCATTTTCTGAGACTTTCTAAAATCCGGTGTATAGCCTCTTCCCCTTCAAGGGGATATTTGTGGGAATTCGCAAAGCATTGCTTTGCGCCACAAATATCTAAGCCGCATGCAAGCGGCGCAGTGGAATGGGCGGGATGGGGATGGGGTTCTTCCGCCAGCGGAATACATAGTCGATCAACCGAAACCCATCCCCACCCTAGCCTTCCCCTTGAAGGGGAGGGAATTTATACATAATTTATCGGAGTACAGGAAAAAATGACCACTATCCCCGCTCGCGTCACCGCTACTCCCGCTGCGCTGGAATTTATCAGCGCGCTACAAACAAAATACGGCCCGCTATTATTTTTCCAGTCTGGCGGTTGCTGCGACGGCAGTTCACCCTTGTGTTACGCCAGGAATGAATACGGCATCGGTAATGCCGATGTGTATCTGGGCGATCTGGATGGCACACCGTTTTATATGGGTAGCGATCAGTTTGAGTACTGGCGGCACACGCAACTGATCATTGATGTCGTCAATGGTATGGGTGGCATGTTTTCACTTGACAATGGCACGGGCAAACGTTTCCTGACGCGCTCGCGCCTGTTTACCGATGAAGAGAATGATTTGCTGGGTACGGCGGTTTTACACGGCCCGCAAGCTTGATCAGTCAATCTTCAAAGCGGCCAGCTTGCGGTAAATTGTATTGCGCGACACCCCCAAGGCCTTGGCCGCAGCAGTGACATTGCCCTGATGCTGTTGCAGGGTCTGTTGTATGGCATCCATTTCCAGCGCATCGAGACTGGCTGGTGTTTGACTCAAGGCCATGGCTGCGGGTTTCTGTACCACATCCATATCTTCCAGAAAATCCTCGGGCAAATGTTCGAGACGGATTTCCATATCGGCGTCCGTCATGACGATGGCGGTGCGCAGGAGATTCGTCAACTGGCGGAAGTTGCCTGGCCAGCCATGGGCATGAAATAACTGCATGACTGCAGGCGCTATCCTGTATTGCCTTCCTTCGCTTTCTGTCGCCAGGACTTTAGCTATCACGACATCAAGGTCTGTGCGTTCACGCAAGGGTGGTAAGCGCACTACCAGACCATTCAAACGGTAATACAGGTCATCACGGAATTCGCCTTTGCCTATCATCTCGCGCAGGTTGCGGTTGGTGGCGCAGATCAGGGCGAGGTTGACGGGGATGGATTTGCTGCTGCCGAGAGGTGTCACCATGCGTTCCTGCAAGACCCGCAGCAAGCGGGCTTGCAGATTCAGTGGCATGTCACCGATTTCATCGAGAAATAGCGTGCCACCATTGGCCTGCAAGATCTTGCCGACATTGCCTTTCTTGCGTGCACCAGTGAAAGCGCCATCTTCATAGCCGAACAGTTCTGATTCAATCAGGGTTTCTGGTATCGATGCACAATTCACGGCAACAAAGGGGCCGGATTTACGCGGTGAATCATTATGAACAGCCTGGGCCAGTAATTCCTTGCCAGTGCCAGTCTCACCCGTTACCAGTATCGAGATATCACGCCCTATGACACGCTTGAGTTTATCGATGGCGCGGGCAAGTTGCTCATCGCCGGTATCCAGATAATGCAGGCTCGATAGCTTGGATTTGACTTCTACCGACTGCGGTTCACGTGCATTGTCCAGCACATGCCTGGCAGCGGCTGAAGGACGCTTGAGGCTCTGGCTTTTGGCATACACACGCACACCATTATGCAGGCACAGCGTCAGCAAACCCGGAGTCGCGGTGCGGTAGTGTTCATGCAAAGCTGATACAGGCAAACCAAACAGGGAACTGAAAGTGTGCGTTTGCAAAGCAGATAGTGGCAAACCCAGCTGGAACAATCCACTGCGGCTGGCCGATAAAAAACGGCCATCATTGTCAAAGCAGGCGATGCCCTCCATCAGGGTACCCAAAAATTCCGGGCGGCTATGAAAACTGAGTTTGATGGCATCCTGAAAAGAAGAGGCAAACAACTGGTTTTCTATCATCTGCGCCGACATGCGCACCAGGGCCATGGTGTGCTTGTGGAAATTATGCTGGTCACCCGTCACATCCAGCACACCGATGACATTGCCCATGACATCAAAGATAGGTGCAGCAGAGCAAGTCAGAAAATTGTTGGCTTCGAGATAATGCTGGTCGGCATGGACGATGGTGGGTGTTTTTTCGGCAATGGCCGTGCCTATGGCATTGGTGCCTTTGCTACGCTCAGACCAGGCGACACCGGGGCTGAGGGCCACCCTGTCCGCTTTTTCCAGAAAATCAGCATCGCCAAGAGTATGTATGATGAGCCCATTCACATCGGTCAGGATGACCATATTGTGCGTGTTAATTATTTGCTCATACAAGTTTTCCATGACGGGCAAGGCATGCTGGTGCAAGACCCGGTTTTGTTCCAGCAGGGTCTTGATATCTGTCTTGCCCAGCGGGCCATAGTCTGGCGCAGCCGTGCGCGGCAAGCCATAGGCGGCTGAGCGTTCATGTGCCTGTTCTATCATCATGCGGGCAGATGATGCAGGACTTATGCCAGGGCCAGGCTTTATTTGCCCGGAGGAAATTCCAGTGTCACGCATTTGCATACGGGTCTCCAGCAACTGGCCGATTTTTTCGGCTCTAGGTAGGATATTGAGCACTTAATGTAACACTATTAGCCCATGGTGCCTGAAACTGCAAATTGATTTACATTAACTTTCCTGCACCCGGATACGCTGCTGCGGCACTGCGTGAGGCTTTCTACTATAATGCAGGTATTCGTAATTCAAGTATTCAAGAAAGATAGCCATGAGCGACGTACAAAGCTGGATCAAAGAAACTGTTACTGCAAACCCTGTAGTGTTATTCATGAAGGGTACGGCCCAATTCCCGCAATGCGGCTTTTCTGGCCGTGCGATTCAATTGCTGAAAGCCTGTGGCGTGCAAAACATGGTCACCGTGAATGTGCTGGAAGACCCGGAAGTGCGCCAGGGCATCAAGGACTTTTCCAACTGGCCTACCGTACCACAGTTGTATGTCAAAGGCGAATTCATTGGTGGCTCTGACATCATGAATGAAATGTTTGACAGCGGCGAATTGCAGACTTTGCTGAAAGACTAAGCAAGGCATGACTGACGCCGCAGCCCCCAAGCGCCTGATTGTTGCCATTACCGGTGCAACGGGTGCGATCTATGGTGTGCGACTGTTGCAAGTCTTACGCAATATTTCTGGCGTAGAAAGTCATTTGCTGATTTCAGAAGCAGGTGTACTGAACCTGCACCAGGAAATGGATTTGAAACGCAAGGACGTAGAAGCCCTGGCCGATGTTGTCCACAATGTGCGCGATGTCGGTGCCAGCATTGCCAGTGGTTCGTTCTTGTCAGACGGCATGGTCATCGCGCCCTGCTCAATGAAAACCCTGGCAGCAGTGGCACATGGGCTGTCAGACAATCTCATCACCCGTGCTGCCGATGTGGTCTTGAAAGAACGTCGCCGCCTGGTCCTGATGGTGCGCGAAACACCTTTCAATCTGGCGCACTTGCGCAATATGACAGCCGTGACAGAAATGGGCGGCATCATCTTCCCGCCCCTGCCCGGTTTTTACCACCGCCCGCAAAGCATAGAAGAGATGGTCGATCACACGTTGGGTCGCGTACTCGATATGTTTGCCTTGCCGCATGAATTAACGCCACGCTGGCAAGGTCTCAAAGAATCTTAATAGCGATCCATAATCAATTGGGTCTTCAGAGAATCCTCAGCTACAAACCAGCCACGCGAAATCAGATAAGCCTGCAATTCATCATGCTTGGCAGATGCTGTTGCTTCGCTCGTGGTCTTGAAAGAAGCTTCAACGATATAGTCAGTGCCTGTGCCAGCCTGGTTCAGGATAGGCCAGACTTCGATGTACAGCTTCAGGCCACTCCAAGTACCAACTGAGCGCTTGGCCAGTATCGGGCCATACTTGCGCGAACTGTCGAGCATGGATTTGCCCCAGCCGCTATACAGCCAGTTATCCATCTTGCCGGGGATATTCTTTTTGAGCAGGCTGCGGGAGTCGCTGGCAGACGGCAAGTCCATGCCACTGTAACCCGATTTGCTGTCTGTCTTGCTGTTGGAAATACTCAGGGTTTTCTTTTGATAGCCCCATTCAACCTGGGCTTCGTAATTCTTTTCAGTGGAATCAAAACCTTCAGCATTGGCTTTGTACAGGGCCTCGGTGATATTGCCATTGTCGATGGCATAGCGCTTCTTGTAGGTCAGCTCGAAATCACTTTCACCTTCTGTCTTGCGTATCCGCGCTATCCAGGTATTGCCATAGATATCTTTGGCATTGGTATCCATGAACAGCACATTCATTTTGGTCACGGACGTTGGCATATTGAAGGTGCTGAGTACCGTACTCTTGAGTTTGTGATCTGCATCGAGAACCACGTTCGGGTTCATGAGCAATTTGACTTCATAGTCGGGCACCATATTGCTGGCGGCAATTGCCTGGCCTAGAGGCAGCAACAATGTCAAAGCCAGACCAGATATTGCGCGACGTATCGTAGATTTCATCATGATGTGCACTCCATGGATTTTGTGTGAGCACACTATAAGAGCCAATTGTGACCTTCGCATTACGACAGGCATTATCGATAGTGTCATTGCTGCGTCACATGGCGGTAGTAAATTCGCGGGCAAGAATTTTCACGCAAATTTATCTATTCAAAAGGTCATATCAAATGATGCAAAGTAACAAGAACCTGATACTCAGCAGCCTGGCTGCCGCCATGCTGCTGAGCGCCTGCGGTGGCAGCAACAACAATACTGTTGCCACCACACCTGCCACACCTACACCAGTCAATGGCGTATTTCTGGATGCTGCTGTGGATGGTCTGGAATATTCTGTTGCCGGTGGCAGCAAGCAAAACACATCTGCCACTGGCGGCTTTAACTGCAATGTGGGCGACACTGTTGCGTTTTCTGTGGGTGGTATAGGTATCGGCTCTGCTCCTTGCGCCACGACCATTACACCATTGACACTGGCTAATTCCAGCAACGTCAAGGATGACAGTGTAGTCAACCGCCTGCTATTCCTGCAATTGCTGGACGAAGACAATGATGTTGCTACAGGTATCAAAATACCTGCTACAGTAAAAACTGCGCTCGCTGGCCAGGCGCTGGACTTCAATGCCAATGCAGCCAACTTCAATACGGCACTGACGGCAACTTTGGCCAAGCTGCCAGCGAATTACCAAAAGCTCACCGTGGATGCAGACCGCCGCACCCTCGTACGCGAACATTTTGAAGACACCATGGCATCCAGGCTGGGCACACCTGTCGTTGATACTGTCACGCAAACCAATGCCCTGGGAACGGTCAGCGCTGCCGTCACTCGTTACCAGATACAGGCTGCGGATAATTTCTTTGTGCCGTATGAGGGTAGCAATGCTGCAGTCAAGGCAGAATTCCCTAAAGGTTTCTTGCCATCCTATGGCTCTGGCCTGACCTTCAAGGGCAAAGCCGCTGATGGCTCGCTGGAATTTTATGGCATCACCGACCGTGGTCCTAACGGCGATGGCCCAAAGTGCCAAATTCTGTCGTGACGCCTGGCGCTACTGGTACTAGTGATGCAAAATTCTTCCCATCCCCCAGCTTCACGCCTTCCTTTGGCCTGATTAGTATAGGCAAGGATGGCGCGGTCCTGAAATCCAGCACACCAATCAAGTTCAGCTCCACCATCAATGCATCAGGCCTGTCTATCGCGGCAGGTAAAGTCGGTTCTTCTGCCGAAGTGCCTTTGAATGATGCCGCCAAATT
It encodes the following:
- the grxD gene encoding Grx4 family monothiol glutaredoxin — translated: MSDVQSWIKETVTANPVVLFMKGTAQFPQCGFSGRAIQLLKACGVQNMVTVNVLEDPEVRQGIKDFSNWPTVPQLYVKGEFIGGSDIMNEMFDSGELQTLLKD
- a CDS encoding Tex family protein, yielding MLPSIEQRLAVELAAKPVQVAAAVALLDEGATVPFIARYRKEVTGGLDDIQLRLLEERLRYLRELEDRRTAIIASIEEQGKMTPVLLDAITHAEDKTRLEDLYLPYKPKRRTKAQIAVEAGLLPLADALLADPMLNPDTEAANYLKPAFTTDNGDNPGVPDAKAALDGARQILMERFAEDATLLQALREYLNDHGIVESKVVAGKEEAGEKFADYFDYSETLGTIPSHRALALFRGRREEMLTVTLRLDSEEEKPKWDAPLNPCESRIAARFGVSQKDRPADKWLVDTVRWAWRVKVFMHLDTELMGKLRETAEIEAINVFARNLKALLLAAPAGPRATMGLDPGLRTGVKVAIVDATGKVVEHATIYPHQPRNDWDGSLQVLSQLAAKHNVSLISIGNGTASRETDKLAGDLIKLKPELKLTKIVVSEAGASVYSASEFASKELPDLDVSIRGAVSIARRLQDPLAELVKIDPKSIGVGQYQHDVSQSQLARSLDAVVEDCVNAVGVDVNTASAPLLARVSGLSSSVAQSIVNFRDAKGMFNSRSDLRAVPRLGDKTFEQAAGFLRIMNGSNPLDASAVHPESYPLVEKILADIKKDVKGVIGDAGLLKSLNPAKYADEKFGVPTITDIIRELEKPGRDPRPEFTTATFKDGVEEIKDLRPDMILEGVVTNVAAFGAFVDIGVHQDGLVHISALSNTFVKDPHTVVKAGQVVKVKVLEVDVKRQRIALTMRLSDAAPVAGSKPEQRGDRNDAKRLNQHRSQAQAPAPAGNAMAAAFAKLRG
- the adh gene encoding aldehyde dehydrogenase, with the translated sequence MNMADISKLGISNPFAKRYDNFIGGKFVGPVKGEYFENISPVIGQAFCEVARSTAEDVELALDAAHAAKKAWGKTSLAERSNILNRIADRMEANLSLLATAETIDNGKPIRETMAADIPLAIDHFRYFAGCIRAQEGTVAQIDDQTYAYHFHEPLGVVGQIIPWNFPILMAVWKMAPALAAGNCIVLKPAEQTPASIMVLIDLIKDLLPPGVLNIVNGFGLEAGKPLATSKRIAKIAFTGETGTGRLIMQYASQNIIPVTLELGGKSPNIFFADVLDQDDAFFDKCLEGFAMFALNQGEVCTCPSRVLIQESIYDQFMARAIKRVAAIKQGNPLDSTTMIGAQASQEQLEKILSYLDIGKQEGAQLLLGGERNMLDGDLAKGYYVKPTIFQGHNKMRIFQEEIFGPVVSVTTFKDEEEAISIANDTLYGLGSGLWTRDGSRAFRVGRAIEAGRVWTNCYHLYPAHAAFGGYKQSGIGRENHKMMLDHYQQTKNLLVSYNPNAMGFF
- a CDS encoding UbiX family flavin prenyltransferase, whose translation is MTDAAAPKRLIVAITGATGAIYGVRLLQVLRNISGVESHLLISEAGVLNLHQEMDLKRKDVEALADVVHNVRDVGASIASGSFLSDGMVIAPCSMKTLAAVAHGLSDNLITRAADVVLKERRRLVLMVRETPFNLAHLRNMTAVTEMGGIIFPPLPGFYHRPQSIEEMVDHTLGRVLDMFALPHELTPRWQGLKES
- a CDS encoding sigma-54-dependent Fis family transcriptional regulator gives rise to the protein MIEQAHERSAAYGLPRTAAPDYGPLGKTDIKTLLEQNRVLHQHALPVMENLYEQIINTHNMVILTDVNGLIIHTLGDADFLEKADRVALSPGVAWSERSKGTNAIGTAIAEKTPTIVHADQHYLEANNFLTCSAAPIFDVMGNVIGVLDVTGDQHNFHKHTMALVRMSAQMIENQLFASSFQDAIKLSFHSRPEFLGTLMEGIACFDNDGRFLSASRSGLFQLGLPLSALQTHTFSSLFGLPVSALHEHYRTATPGLLTLCLHNGVRVYAKSQSLKRPSAAARHVLDNAREPQSVEVKSKLSSLHYLDTGDEQLARAIDKLKRVIGRDISILVTGETGTGKELLAQAVHNDSPRKSGPFVAVNCASIPETLIESELFGYEDGAFTGARKKGNVGKILQANGGTLFLDEIGDMPLNLQARLLRVLQERMVTPLGSSKSIPVNLALICATNRNLREMIGKGEFRDDLYYRLNGLVVRLPPLRERTDLDVVIAKVLATESEGRQYRIAPAVMQLFHAHGWPGNFRQLTNLLRTAIVMTDADMEIRLEHLPEDFLEDMDVVQKPAAMALSQTPASLDALEMDAIQQTLQQHQGNVTAAAKALGVSRNTIYRKLAALKID
- a CDS encoding DUF779 domain-containing protein, which gives rise to MTTIPARVTATPAALEFISALQTKYGPLLFFQSGGCCDGSSPLCYARNEYGIGNADVYLGDLDGTPFYMGSDQFEYWRHTQLIIDVVNGMGGMFSLDNGTGKRFLTRSRLFTDEENDLLGTAVLHGPQA